The DNA sequence agaaatcattggcctaataatggatattatgtcatggcaaatgtcatgatccacaaatttgttataatggatattatgtcatggcaaatgtcatgaaaatttggccatattacacatGTTTATTTGAGTCTTCGAAAAGGAACCTTGGAGTAACGGtcaagttgtctccgtgtgacctataggttacAAGTTCGAGCTGTGGAATCAGCTACCGATGCTTACATCAGGGTAgactgcctacatcacaccccctTAGGGTGCAGCCCTTCCCTGTATTCTGTATGAACGCGGGATGCTTGTGCATCGGGATGTCCTTTTTGCCCTATTTGAGTCTTAATATGCTCTCTAGTATCTCCGCAATTATGACATTGACTAGGCAAATGTTGCTTTGTTACTGCATCATAATATTTATTCATAGAACATGTTTATTTTTGGCTCTGAGTCATCCTGATTTTTGGCATTTCGTTCCTAGTTCTTGGCTGATGGAGCAGATGAAATACCAACGAGGCTTCCCTTTGATCTTAATTGTGTCAAACGTCTTTACCTATCTCATGTTAATCTCGATGAATCACATGAGGTCTCGTGCGCTCTTTGCTTGATAAGAAGCTCCCCATATTTACAGTATATGGAAATTCAGGTAAGCGTTTcactcttttccttttctttattaTTTAGTGGCTTTCTTATACGTTAGATCCTTAATAAGATCTGAGATATGGTTATTTTGTTCATCTTTTTAGGTGGATAATTCTGACGATGATGAAGAATTTCATGTCCTAGATGAAGTGAAACGTTTCTCAGATGTGACATTTAATCACCTCAGGGAAGTTAAACTAGTGAACATTACACGGACAAGGCCTCAAATGAAACTTATCGAGCTTCTATTAGCCAAGTCTCCGGCGCTAGAGAGATTTCTAATTGAGCCTAGGCCAGGAAATGAATCTCTTGATATAGTAGTTGAAATACTCGCTGAGCTAACAAAATTTCAGCGTGCATCACCTAAAGCACAAGTTGTCTATGATTATGATAAGAATCGATGGTACAGTCGTTAATCAGATCATGATCTTTGGGTATGTTTTGGATGTTAAAGTGAATAGATAGAAACAAATGTCGACGCAATACGTAATATAAGGCTGGGGTTTGCCTCAAAGTGGCTGTTTTGGCTACTCTGTCATTTACAATGCTAAGTGTTTTCACATTTCATGAATGGTCTAGCTATGAGATGAGACTTTGGTTGTTCAGTTATGTTTTGGTTTGCAGTGTGTTAATTTACAGATTTCTTTCTTTGCAGTTTTCTGGTTTGACATAGTGTTTCTATTTGTGGTCTAActatgaaaaaatatatatattgtcaCCATATGTAATTCATATTTGGCTAGTTTTATTTGTGGTGAAGAAGCTTAAAGTGCTATGTTGATTTCTGATGAAAACTCATTATTATATCGATTAatgtatatagtatatactaatatgtctttatattttgaaaatttctaaCAATAAAtatttacagcttgtttggatggttgtcacatattgtattgtatcgtgttgttactttaaatataatatttgttttgattgttacttaaattttattgtatcatatCGTTAAATACATCGTTATGTAACGACGAAAAATGCCACTTTATGTAACAACCAATTTGGTGTGGTCGCATCGTTaccttgtctttttctctcaCCTTGCCCTTTATTATCATTAAATAATCTTTTACTCtacatttttatataataattctaccccgtaccataatttttctttgtaatactgcaaatttatttttcatattgcTAGTACGTGATATCATGAAACAACGGCGAACGATATTACttatccaaatattgtattcatcaaaagatacagtacaatacaatataatacaatacgatATATTATGAACTATATGTAACAACCATCTAAATAAGCTGAAGAGGTTTAACACTTGCGCTATTTATAATGTGGGGTGAAGAACTGAGtaaaaaatacaagaaaaagAAAGTAACAAGAAAGGCATTAACAATTGGAGTTGTGtttgaatatgaatataattttgggttatttttgaatttttgtgagtgatctgaagtgaagattttgaaaaataatctttttggagtttttaaaatttttgaaaaattctgaaattcactttcaagtgaaaattgaaaatttcatggacaaacaCAAATTTGGAAAAAAGTGATTTTCTTTTTTATGATTCTAGACTACAATATTTCCTATTTAAACTACTTATCAAATAGTTGTTATTACCCTAAACTATAATATTCTCTATTCAAAACCTCTATAATGCGTGTATTACACTTTCCGTACACGTGTTAATTTATAGTTTAACCTATTTGAAACTCACttaacaaagaaataaaaagaaatattccgagaggaaaagaaaaaagaaaaactttaAAGCCATATCAGTTAGGACTTAGGACTATGGACTAAGGGTGTCAAATGGGCCGGTTCAAGCCCGGGATCGGTCCGGGACCTCGGGCCAAACGAGCTAACGGGTCAGGATTGTTTGGCCCGATTTTAGTGGGCCTgagccggtctcgtgggccggtcttATGCTTTGGACCAGCCAGGCCCAGATCATTTAGCCCGTCAGGGAC is a window from the Nicotiana tomentosiformis chromosome 10, ASM39032v3, whole genome shotgun sequence genome containing:
- the LOC138900540 gene encoding uncharacterized protein, coding for MEIQVDNSDDDEEFHVLDEVKRFSDVTFNHLREVKLVNITRTRPQMKLIELLLAKSPALERFLIEPRPGNESLDIVVEILAELTKFQRASPKAQVVYDYDKNRWYSR